The following proteins are encoded in a genomic region of Armatimonadota bacterium:
- a CDS encoding glycosyltransferase family 9 protein, which yields MPADAPKRILIVKLSAIGDVLMATPAARALRDAYPDSHIAWVVERKSADIVLGNPYLDEVIVWERTKGSGPVSGAWRFIKSISGLSRELKARNFDVCVDLQGLLRSAGVCLVSGAKRRIGFADGAEGSVYLYNERYDPGGDDVNAQQRNLDLLKKIDVHSTNTAMYMPVGDDDRAFANDFFGSNDLNGEKVVAFCPATTWVNKHWTPEGWSQVADLLWSRYGVRSLILGSKADIPLAGKIVDGSECKPVISAGRTTLKQAGALMEKCAAVIGVDTGLLHMSVALDRPTVGLFGASAWRCFQKKANFIWVAKVFPCSPCRRHPICKNVDCMQAITAEDVIGAVAGWLE from the coding sequence ATGCCCGCTGATGCGCCAAAAAGAATTTTGATTGTGAAACTGAGCGCCATAGGCGATGTGCTGATGGCGACCCCCGCCGCACGTGCGCTGCGCGATGCGTATCCCGATAGTCATATCGCCTGGGTCGTAGAACGAAAGTCCGCCGATATCGTGCTCGGCAATCCTTACCTGGACGAAGTGATTGTCTGGGAGCGCACAAAGGGTTCCGGCCCGGTCAGCGGCGCCTGGCGTTTTATAAAATCAATTTCAGGTTTGAGCAGGGAACTCAAGGCCCGCAATTTCGATGTTTGTGTTGACCTTCAGGGTCTGCTTCGCAGCGCGGGGGTGTGTCTGGTCTCCGGTGCTAAGAGGCGGATTGGTTTTGCGGACGGCGCGGAGGGCAGCGTATATCTCTATAATGAGAGATACGATCCCGGGGGTGATGACGTGAATGCCCAGCAGCGCAATCTCGATCTGCTCAAGAAGATAGACGTGCATTCGACTAATACAGCCATGTACATGCCTGTCGGTGATGATGATCGCGCGTTTGCGAACGATTTCTTTGGCAGTAATGATCTTAACGGCGAAAAGGTCGTTGCGTTTTGCCCGGCCACTACATGGGTCAACAAACACTGGACACCCGAAGGCTGGTCTCAGGTTGCCGATCTTTTGTGGAGTCGTTATGGAGTTCGGTCGTTGATCCTGGGTTCCAAGGCGGATATACCGCTTGCCGGAAAGATCGTTGATGGGTCTGAGTGCAAACCGGTTATCAGCGCCGGCCGGACCACGCTTAAGCAGGCCGGAGCGCTTATGGAGAAATGCGCCGCTGTAATAGGCGTGGACACGGGACTACTGCACATGTCGGTTGCGCTGGACAGGCCTACAGTGGGTCTTTTCGGTGCGAGCGCATGGCGCTGTTTTCAAAAGAAGGCTAATTTTATATGGGTCGCCAAGGTTTTTCCGTGCAGCCCATGCCGCAGACACCCGATTTGCAAGAATGTTGACTGCATGCAGGCCATAACCGCTGAGGATGTTATCGGCGCAGTGGCAGGCTGGCTAGAGTAG
- a CDS encoding glycosyltransferase family 4 protein, whose translation MRVLHVVMNLDYGGVESYVVRVSKAMAKMGHQVTVLSQGGPVEDLLHECGIDVIRASFTPENMPALSRQVAERGFDVINGHNYNSGRVAHIISQNTGIPYVLTVHGPRHFLKRVFYKSWSRRVIALSGADMRGIAGMLGIPRDHISRSFIPIDPAQSGDAKCDLHSDFSLPSDTKLILHVSRFTNRKARVALELIKAMPDIMQRVPEARLLIIGGGPAYDRIVESAATFNKQYGQIISVQPSRLDVSRLFKLADIAVATATTAMEILAHGTPLVAAGRTGFVGLVEPDNFDMAYDLLFGDHGKCPRQTHSGLLSTSVLSVLQNKTQWKVKADIVADRVRREFTPAKAAESLLAIYRDVINGR comes from the coding sequence ATGAGAGTCTTGCATGTCGTTATGAACCTTGACTATGGTGGAGTTGAATCGTATGTCGTCAGGGTCTCAAAGGCTATGGCAAAAATGGGACATCAGGTAACTGTTTTGTCCCAGGGCGGCCCCGTTGAGGATTTGCTGCATGAGTGTGGCATCGACGTCATAAGAGCGTCCTTCACTCCAGAGAATATGCCGGCTTTGTCACGGCAGGTGGCTGAGCGCGGATTCGATGTAATTAACGGGCACAACTACAACAGTGGGCGAGTGGCGCACATCATATCTCAAAATACCGGCATTCCTTATGTTCTTACTGTTCACGGACCAAGGCATTTTTTAAAGCGAGTTTTCTACAAGTCTTGGAGCAGGCGTGTTATTGCTTTGAGTGGAGCTGATATGCGAGGTATAGCCGGAATGCTTGGTATACCTCGGGATCATATTTCACGCAGTTTCATACCAATCGATCCTGCGCAAAGTGGCGATGCGAAATGCGATTTACACAGCGATTTTAGTCTGCCATCTGATACAAAGCTAATCCTGCATGTGAGCAGGTTTACGAATCGAAAGGCGAGGGTCGCCCTTGAGTTGATAAAGGCAATGCCCGATATAATGCAGCGTGTGCCTGAAGCAAGACTTCTCATCATAGGCGGCGGCCCGGCGTACGATCGCATTGTCGAGAGTGCCGCGACATTTAACAAGCAATATGGGCAAATTATAAGTGTGCAGCCATCACGCCTGGATGTATCGAGGCTGTTCAAATTGGCTGATATTGCTGTGGCGACTGCCACTACAGCAATGGAAATTCTGGCGCACGGTACACCCTTGGTGGCAGCGGGGCGGACCGGATTTGTTGGGCTGGTTGAACCGGATAATTTTGACATGGCCTATGATCTGCTCTTTGGTGATCACGGCAAGTGTCCACGACAGACACATTCCGGATTGCTGTCGACATCTGTGCTCTCAGTCTTGCAAAATAAGACCCAGTGGAAGGTGAAAGCGGATATAGTTGCCGATAGAGTGCGCAGGGAGTTTACTCCCGCAAAGGCCGCCGAGAGTTTGCTGGCAATATATCGGGATGTGATAAATGGGAGATAG
- a CDS encoding glycosyltransferase family A protein, with protein sequence MACIDNGKEPMVSVVISAYKRPAYLNQALHSVYEQTFTDYEVIVVDDGSGDEYTRQYDLGRNTRLIVHDAAQRGCAATKNTGIKASRGRYVAFLDDDDLWLPGKLESQVRAMEEHPEVGLAFCHYTLVDQDLHPLNYQRSPKKLPVDLFKRLLGGNIIKSPSAVMLRRDAIADVGGFNETLCGAEDWEMWIRVAYKYGFWSDDMPLILYRTHPKQMTGKFLTCRRADMQVMETIMKWSRRRALKSSGLVKSALCYRIQRLSKWECKHQGFFVALSLLFRAIRLRPFDVRNYSRLAESALIAFMRIIQDKRKA encoded by the coding sequence ATGGCATGCATTGATAATGGTAAGGAGCCGATGGTTTCTGTCGTGATCTCCGCATATAAGCGACCTGCCTATTTAAACCAGGCGCTGCACAGTGTTTATGAGCAAACTTTTACAGACTACGAGGTTATTGTTGTTGACGACGGTTCAGGTGACGAGTATACGCGGCAATATGATCTGGGCAGGAACACAAGACTGATAGTCCACGATGCCGCGCAGCGCGGTTGTGCTGCCACAAAAAACACAGGGATCAAAGCCAGTCGCGGGCGCTATGTGGCATTTCTTGATGACGATGACCTTTGGCTGCCGGGCAAACTCGAATCTCAGGTTCGTGCCATGGAAGAACACCCCGAGGTTGGTCTCGCGTTTTGCCACTATACATTAGTCGATCAGGACCTTCATCCGCTCAATTACCAACGTTCTCCCAAGAAATTACCCGTTGATCTTTTCAAACGACTTTTGGGAGGCAATATCATCAAGTCGCCATCTGCAGTTATGCTCAGGCGTGATGCGATTGCCGATGTCGGCGGGTTCAATGAAACCTTGTGTGGGGCGGAAGACTGGGAAATGTGGATCAGGGTTGCATACAAGTATGGGTTCTGGTCCGACGACATGCCTCTGATCTTATATCGGACGCATCCCAAGCAAATGACCGGCAAGTTTCTCACTTGCAGGCGGGCAGATATGCAAGTCATGGAAACGATCATGAAGTGGTCTCGCAGACGGGCTCTCAAATCATCAGGACTGGTAAAGTCTGCTTTGTGCTATAGAATACAGAGGCTGTCGAAATGGGAGTGCAAGCACCAAGGTTTTTTTGTGGCTTTGTCTCTCCTGTTTCGTGCCATCCGGCTCAGGCCATTTGATGTCAGAAACTATTCTCGCTTGGCAGAATCTGCGCTTATTGCATTTATGCGAATAATTCAGGACAAGAGAAAAGCTTGA
- the waaF gene encoding lipopolysaccharide heptosyltransferase II, with protein MNRQNTYEKMRILIIDLLNIGDLLFISPALRCLRAAYPKAQIDALVTMQFQEVLSDNPNIDRIIGMDKFGYHKSARHFLELTNELRASGYDMAIDFHGCSKSMLLALMSGAKRRVGMAADSCRIFYHQPVKQLTSVHRVESYLDMIRKLNIPAVDCGGMEMHISAQSQESADKKWDEAGISTDSPVIGLNPGARVQQRQWPAVKWIELTDMLYASGLKCVLFGGPGDVDIATEISTNTKRPLSVFAGKLTLQELAAMIAKCAVFVTGDTGPMHIAAAYKIPTVALFGPADPNITGPYKVRNIVCKSDDPCPGCLQHSTDARLHTCMNSINAEEVTDSIKTLLL; from the coding sequence TTGAACCGGCAAAACACATACGAAAAGATGCGCATACTTATCATTGATCTCTTGAATATTGGCGACCTGCTGTTCATATCACCGGCGCTGCGATGTTTACGGGCTGCTTATCCGAAAGCGCAGATAGACGCGCTGGTCACAATGCAATTTCAGGAAGTTTTAAGTGATAACCCGAACATTGACCGCATTATTGGAATGGACAAATTCGGCTATCATAAATCCGCACGCCACTTTTTGGAGTTGACAAACGAACTGCGCGCCTCCGGCTATGACATGGCAATCGACTTCCATGGATGCTCCAAATCAATGCTGCTGGCTCTGATGAGCGGTGCAAAAAGAAGAGTCGGCATGGCTGCCGACAGTTGCCGCATATTTTATCATCAGCCCGTAAAACAGCTCACTAGTGTCCACCGTGTTGAATCATATCTCGATATGATCCGCAAATTGAATATCCCGGCAGTTGACTGCGGCGGCATGGAAATGCATATCAGCGCACAATCACAAGAGAGCGCAGATAAAAAATGGGACGAAGCCGGAATATCGACAGACTCTCCAGTGATCGGACTCAACCCCGGCGCACGCGTGCAGCAAAGACAATGGCCTGCAGTGAAATGGATCGAGCTTACCGATATGCTCTATGCCTCCGGCCTTAAATGCGTTCTGTTTGGTGGACCAGGTGACGTTGATATAGCAACCGAAATATCGACAAACACAAAACGCCCATTATCGGTCTTTGCAGGCAAACTAACACTTCAGGAACTGGCGGCAATGATCGCTAAATGCGCAGTGTTCGTAACCGGTGACACAGGTCCCATGCACATAGCGGCTGCCTATAAAATTCCCACAGTGGCTCTTTTCGGCCCGGCTGACCCAAACATTACAGGGCCATATAAGGTTCGAAACATCGTATGCAAATCCGATGACCCATGTCCGGGCTGCCTACAACACTCCACGGACGCGCGACTGCACACGTGCATGAACTCGATAAACGCCGAAGAAGTAACTGACTCAATAAAAACTCTCCTGCTCTGA
- a CDS encoding outer membrane lipoprotein-sorting protein yields MKRFLLLIILGIILMLNTAAYCDVSPADALKARIEESTKKLTDISFVVTVVEKNKDALSKMDSNYTTVYEFKNASISMRLPDKMRIEGKLGMVKFEYIINGFVKVFRASAVRINKRSDYSHNPAKLQDALDMGLVTSSIWRGRTVSVVDDPPAANSGQIKLKLQWPNSEPYSFIWLDAKNLFITRLEKYDGDGKLVMSINYTNHQNIGGIIWMPTRMEMRNPSGELVGAIEMSNIKYNTGLPDSLFE; encoded by the coding sequence ATGAAGCGTTTTTTACTTCTTATTATATTAGGCATCATCCTGATGCTGAATACCGCTGCTTATTGCGATGTTTCTCCGGCAGATGCCTTGAAAGCGCGCATTGAAGAGAGCACAAAGAAACTGACGGATATCTCTTTCGTCGTAACGGTTGTGGAAAAGAACAAAGATGCCCTGAGTAAGATGGATTCCAACTACACTACGGTCTATGAGTTTAAGAATGCGTCCATATCAATGCGTTTGCCCGACAAGATGCGCATTGAAGGCAAGCTGGGTATGGTCAAGTTCGAATACATCATCAACGGTTTTGTCAAGGTGTTTCGGGCATCTGCGGTCAGGATCAATAAAAGAAGCGACTATTCGCACAATCCCGCCAAGCTGCAGGATGCTCTGGATATGGGATTGGTGACCTCGTCAATATGGCGCGGGCGCACTGTCAGCGTGGTGGATGATCCTCCGGCGGCAAATAGCGGGCAGATCAAGCTGAAGTTGCAGTGGCCCAATTCCGAACCTTACTCGTTCATATGGCTGGATGCCAAGAATCTTTTCATTACGCGCCTAGAGAAGTATGATGGTGATGGCAAGCTTGTGATGTCCATCAATTATACGAATCATCAGAATATCGGCGGTATCATATGGATGCCCACACGTATGGAAATGCGTAATCCCAGTGGTGAGTTGGTGGGCGCAATTGAAATGAGCAACATCAAATATAATACCGGCCTGCCGGACTCGTTGTTTGAATGA
- a CDS encoding class I SAM-dependent methyltransferase, with the protein MESQKPIICNLCGSVVTSILVSKGGYDVYQCAKCGLAFTWPQPEAIADQYDASYFDLYRRRRAFRLKRGDNRLCRIELMKEPGRLLDIGCSLGYFVEAANSRGWRASGVEISPYASEEARKMGLEVKTGVLEDADYTDGSFDCVTMWDVLEHVPDPTDHMIEVNRILAPGGMVVIGTPNLGHSRFRAQRENWRHLKPAEHIFYFTKSSISRLLDKTGFDLVYPPVMGGRKFPGSTGAAIISGMARLVQLNDVLTVYGVKR; encoded by the coding sequence GTGGAAAGTCAGAAGCCCATAATTTGTAACCTTTGCGGCAGTGTTGTCACGAGCATCCTGGTGAGCAAAGGCGGCTATGATGTATATCAATGCGCGAAGTGCGGCCTTGCGTTCACGTGGCCGCAGCCGGAGGCAATTGCCGATCAATACGATGCTTCATATTTCGATCTATATCGCCGCCGCAGGGCTTTCAGGCTCAAGCGCGGTGACAACCGCTTGTGCCGGATTGAGCTTATGAAAGAACCGGGCAGGCTTCTTGATATCGGCTGCTCTCTGGGTTATTTTGTCGAGGCAGCGAATTCCAGGGGTTGGCGCGCGTCAGGCGTTGAAATTTCACCATACGCTTCCGAAGAGGCTAGAAAGATGGGTCTTGAGGTTAAAACCGGCGTGCTTGAGGATGCCGATTACACGGACGGCTCATTCGACTGCGTGACCATGTGGGATGTATTGGAACATGTTCCCGACCCCACTGATCACATGATCGAGGTGAATAGAATTCTTGCGCCTGGTGGCATGGTCGTAATCGGCACGCCGAATCTTGGCCACAGCCGGTTCAGAGCACAGCGTGAAAACTGGCGGCACCTGAAGCCCGCCGAGCATATTTTTTATTTTACGAAATCCAGCATTTCGCGGCTTTTGGATAAGACTGGCTTCGACCTTGTGTATCCGCCGGTGATGGGCGGGAGGAAGTTCCCCGGCAGCACAGGCGCAGCCATAATCAGCGGTATGGCGAGACTGGTCCAGCTCAACGATGTGCTGACAGTGTATGGAGTTAAAAGATGA
- a CDS encoding bifunctional ADP-heptose synthase has translation MDLNACRAALKEFAGKRVLVIGDMMLDEHIWGNVNRISPEAPVMVVNAEDASCMPGGAANAANNIRALGAQACVLGVVGDDEAGEKLKSALSASGIDTTGLFVDKNRPTTRKTRVWASHRHQAVRAQVVRVDWEDKRKISASLVKRIVEFLESVASDIDAILLSDYDKGVVITDTIRAAVRIAGEHGKISVSNAKPRNLTHFAGIDLITMNRPEAGAASGIEVEDLADVDKAGRKILRSTGCRELVITLGAQGLAAFSESGEMSHVSAIKSEVYDEAGAGDAAVSALTLALTSGLDLAGSGAIANCAGGAVVRKVGVATTTVDEIDSLLCASWSQLASH, from the coding sequence ATGGACTTGAACGCGTGCCGCGCGGCGCTTAAAGAATTTGCTGGCAAGCGTGTGCTTGTAATAGGCGATATGATGCTCGATGAGCATATCTGGGGAAATGTCAATCGTATCTCCCCCGAAGCCCCGGTCATGGTCGTCAATGCTGAGGACGCAAGCTGCATGCCCGGCGGCGCGGCAAACGCTGCAAATAATATACGCGCTCTGGGCGCTCAAGCCTGTGTGCTGGGAGTCGTGGGTGATGACGAAGCGGGTGAAAAACTCAAATCGGCACTCTCAGCTTCCGGTATAGACACAACAGGTCTGTTTGTAGACAAGAACCGCCCGACCACCCGCAAGACTCGTGTCTGGGCATCGCATCGGCATCAGGCGGTCCGCGCGCAGGTAGTGCGTGTGGATTGGGAGGACAAGCGCAAAATTTCCGCGAGCCTTGTCAAACGGATTGTCGAATTTTTGGAGAGCGTCGCGTCCGATATTGACGCGATCCTGCTTTCCGATTATGACAAGGGCGTCGTGATTACAGATACTATACGCGCAGCCGTACGTATCGCCGGCGAGCACGGAAAAATCTCGGTCTCAAATGCCAAACCGCGCAATCTAACTCATTTTGCAGGTATCGATCTCATTACTATGAACCGGCCTGAGGCAGGCGCCGCGTCTGGTATAGAAGTAGAGGATCTGGCCGATGTAGATAAGGCAGGCCGAAAGATACTGCGTTCCACCGGGTGTCGGGAACTGGTTATAACCCTGGGCGCACAGGGTCTTGCCGCATTCTCGGAGTCGGGCGAGATGAGCCATGTCTCCGCCATAAAGAGCGAGGTTTACGATGAGGCCGGGGCAGGGGATGCGGCAGTGAGCGCTCTCACCCTTGCGCTTACTTCCGGCTTGGACCTGGCAGGGTCCGGTGCGATTGCCAACTGCGCAGGAGGCGCGGTCGTGCGGAAAGTCGGTGTCGCGACAACCACGGTCGATGAAATAGACTCTCTGCTTTGCGCGTCCTGGAGCCAGCTTGCTTCGCACTAA
- a CDS encoding tetratricopeptide repeat protein: protein MLRTKTILLCLVIFLIGGCADRGISRLSKAAGLLNDNKPHAAADELFAAVKAEPSRFEIYTSSVDLLCEKERYKDAARIGDVLLVRIKTGRLERKLTREELASVYVKLGMVYQKVPDLPKAESLYKSALALAPNSPQLLNDLGYFYADSGIKLKEALRLTRRAAMLAPNDGNIIDSLGWSQYKMGQYATAIHTLKRAVKLEPDFAELRYHLGAAYYSAGKQNEAQIELNKALIIDSGLTDAAKLIIKIQI, encoded by the coding sequence TTGCTTCGCACTAAGACAATACTCCTTTGCCTTGTTATATTCCTGATCGGAGGCTGCGCTGATCGTGGTATATCGCGTCTGTCCAAAGCAGCCGGTCTGCTTAATGATAATAAACCCCATGCAGCGGCAGATGAACTTTTTGCCGCTGTAAAAGCCGAACCTTCTCGATTCGAAATCTACACCTCCTCGGTCGATTTACTCTGTGAAAAAGAGCGCTACAAAGATGCCGCGCGTATCGGCGATGTGCTGCTGGTCCGAATAAAAACAGGCAGGCTGGAGCGCAAGCTCACGCGTGAGGAATTGGCCTCGGTATATGTAAAACTGGGAATGGTGTATCAGAAGGTGCCGGACCTGCCGAAAGCCGAGAGCTTATATAAGTCCGCCTTAGCATTGGCTCCTAACAGTCCTCAACTGCTGAATGATCTTGGCTACTTCTACGCAGACAGCGGAATCAAGCTGAAAGAGGCTCTAAGACTTACAAGACGGGCTGCTATGCTCGCTCCGAATGATGGAAATATAATTGACAGTCTTGGCTGGAGTCAATACAAAATGGGGCAGTATGCCACAGCAATTCATACATTAAAACGTGCTGTCAAGCTGGAACCGGATTTCGCGGAACTGCGATACCACCTCGGGGCGGCATATTACAGTGCCGGCAAGCAGAATGAGGCTCAGATAGAGTTAAACAAGGCTTTGATTATTGATTCCGGTTTGACAGATGCAGCCAAGTTAATAATAAAGATTCAAATCTAA
- a CDS encoding cold shock domain-containing protein, translating to MAIGKVKWFSDAKGYGFIQTEDDPMAGKDIFVHYSEIVKDGYKSLAPGQDVEFELMDTPKGLQAKNVAPVS from the coding sequence ATGGCAATAGGAAAGGTGAAGTGGTTTAGTGACGCAAAGGGCTATGGTTTCATTCAGACTGAAGATGATCCCATGGCAGGCAAAGATATCTTTGTACATTATTCGGAGATAGTGAAAGACGGCTACAAAAGCCTCGCACCGGGTCAGGATGTGGAGTTTGAGCTGATGGACACTCCAAAGGGTCTTCAAGCGAAGAACGTGGCGCCTGTATCTTAG
- a CDS encoding EAL domain-containing protein, which translates to MRILIAEDDPVSRRLLQALLIKWGYEVIVSCDGEQAWKVLSSDDTPRLAIIDWMMPGIDGVHLCRRVRERKGGSYIYLLLLTAKSQKEDIIRGIEAGADDYITKPFDTNELNARLRAGKRILDLQAELISTRETLRQQATHDPLTGLPNRLLFGDRLTQRLAQSRRKKQSTAVMYMDLDRFKIINDTLGHNFGDMLLQEVAMRLTACLRETDTLARMGGDEFTIILSDIASPDNATKIANKVLAALASPFAIEGRELFVTASIGISFFPSDGSDAETLVRNADTAMYRAKEQGRNNYHLYTESMNAAAVEWMKLESNLRKALDNDEFLVYYQPRVEIETGCVMGVEALVRWQHPEYGLIQPAQFIPLAEETGLIAPISESVVRKTCAQAKEWLSMGIEPMTVSVNISARQFQQDSLVTMITNALDETGFDPQYLELELTESTLMQDPDTAIAILLKLKSMGVRISVDDFGTGYSSLSYLKRFPINAVKIDRSFIRDINSNPDDAAIAGAVVAMAHSLKLTVIAEGVETLEQLEFLRTLKCDEMQGYFITPPVPADELTQIVMDTGVKRAA; encoded by the coding sequence ATGAGAATACTCATCGCTGAAGATGATCCCGTTTCGCGCAGGCTGCTTCAAGCGCTGCTGATAAAATGGGGATATGAAGTCATCGTGTCTTGCGATGGAGAACAAGCATGGAAGGTGCTCAGCAGTGACGACACTCCCCGGTTGGCGATTATAGACTGGATGATGCCCGGTATTGACGGCGTTCATCTCTGCCGCAGAGTGCGTGAGCGCAAAGGTGGCTCATACATCTATCTCCTTCTGCTCACAGCCAAAAGTCAGAAAGAGGACATTATTCGCGGTATCGAGGCCGGCGCAGATGACTATATTACCAAGCCATTTGATACCAATGAGCTAAATGCCAGGCTGAGAGCAGGCAAAAGAATACTCGATTTGCAGGCTGAACTAATATCGACACGCGAAACCCTTAGGCAGCAGGCCACACACGATCCACTCACCGGCCTGCCAAATCGCCTTCTCTTTGGCGACAGACTCACACAACGACTTGCACAATCACGCCGCAAAAAACAATCGACGGCTGTTATGTATATGGACCTGGACAGGTTCAAAATCATTAACGACACCCTCGGGCATAATTTCGGCGATATGCTCCTTCAGGAAGTGGCAATGCGTCTTACGGCCTGCCTGAGAGAAACAGATACTCTCGCGCGAATGGGCGGTGACGAGTTCACAATCATATTATCCGATATCGCCTCGCCGGACAATGCGACAAAGATAGCAAATAAAGTGCTGGCAGCGCTCGCAAGCCCGTTCGCCATTGAAGGACGAGAACTATTCGTTACGGCAAGCATCGGAATAAGCTTTTTTCCATCCGACGGCTCTGACGCGGAAACGCTTGTCAGGAACGCTGATACCGCAATGTATCGAGCAAAAGAACAGGGCAGGAACAACTATCACCTCTATACCGAATCCATGAACGCAGCCGCCGTGGAGTGGATGAAACTCGAAAGCAATCTGCGCAAAGCTCTTGATAACGATGAATTTCTGGTCTATTACCAGCCGAGAGTGGAAATCGAAACGGGATGCGTCATGGGCGTTGAAGCGCTTGTCCGCTGGCAGCATCCCGAATATGGTCTAATCCAACCCGCGCAGTTCATTCCACTTGCCGAGGAGACAGGCCTCATTGCGCCAATCAGCGAATCAGTGGTTCGCAAAACTTGTGCACAGGCCAAGGAATGGCTGTCGATGGGAATTGAACCGATGACGGTCTCTGTAAACATATCTGCGCGTCAGTTCCAGCAGGACTCCCTGGTAACAATGATTACAAATGCGCTTGACGAAACCGGCTTCGACCCGCAATATCTCGAATTGGAGCTGACGGAGAGCACGCTGATGCAGGACCCGGACACAGCCATCGCAATCCTGCTCAAGCTCAAATCAATGGGCGTCCGAATCTCAGTCGATGATTTCGGAACGGGCTATTCATCGCTGAGCTACCTGAAGCGGTTCCCAATAAATGCGGTTAAGATCGATCGTTCGTTCATTCGCGATATCAACTCCAACCCCGACGACGCCGCAATCGCAGGCGCTGTGGTAGCTATGGCGCACAGCCTGAAGCTGACGGTCATTGCCGAAGGCGTAGAGACCTTGGAGCAGTTGGAATTTCTGCGGACTCTCAAATGTGATGAGATGCAGGGCTACTTTATTACCCCTCCGGTCCCGGCCGACGAACTGACCCAGATCGTGATGGACACAGGCGTCAAAAGGGCTGCATAA